One window of the Megalops cyprinoides isolate fMegCyp1 chromosome 2, fMegCyp1.pri, whole genome shotgun sequence genome contains the following:
- the LOC118770866 gene encoding GTPase IMAP family member 8-like: MVTPMDSLPKDEEAHSRELRIVLLGGRWGGKSSAGNTILGTEWFDFGRQRTVQRPHTFLLIVPLDTSFTEDHRTALVEHLKLLGDRVWRYSMVLFTCGDWLKDRTIEQHIETEGKALQWLVDKCRNRHHVFNNRNRGDDTQVPELLEKIEEMVAGNGGGHYEVEESVRQVMGEKRKAVEEKAEKRKIEVKKQREEHRTLIQEMQMKLTEIRVAQLGSRNAGKSATGNTILGKEEFDVTRGTLKSIVKHGQVNGMEITIVDTPGWWRSFSVNSTPELIKQEVQCSVSLCPPGPHIFLLVIDTVMSFTESQRRSVEEHLQLLGGQVWRHTMVLFTKADWLRTMSIEHYIELEGQALQWLVEKCRNRYHALDNRNKADGTQVTELLQKIEEMVAGNRGSHYEMDEIVLRSIEEKRKEVKEKAKQRMEKMKEQRERLQPGSQGSSHRLPELRLVLLGQEGGGKNATGSTILGREVFPTCETTQCEERQLEVAGRQVKVVNTPGWSTNLIRCTMERDKEITRSMSLCPPGPHAVLLIIPADTAYTERHWRALLDHISCLGENVWRHTMVLFSYGDRLAERTIEEHIEREGYFLQELVEKCANRYHVFNNTNKDIAQIKQLLEKVEEMVAENDGQHFSPDMSQVNRKMEEKFKRREAEEMRLCFEEEWRKREGELMTKFRKSLMELEKDIEGSELPVKLNTFLPRSKFGKEWKRRKEEMKKRVQDMKEMMGKETEINLPIQMRKSFEVMPPSCE; this comes from the exons ATGGTAACCCCCATGGATTCACTTCCAAAGGACG AGGAGGcccacagcagagagctgaggattGTCCTGCTGGGAGGAAGATGGGgtgggaagagttcagcaggaaacaccatcctgggaACGGAGTGGTTTGATTTTGGGAGACAGAGAACTGTGCAAA GACCCCACACTTTCCTCCTCATTGTTCCCCTGGACACATCGTTCACCGAGGACCACAGGACAGCACTGGTGGAACATCTGAAGCTCCTGGGAGACAGAGTATGGAGATACTCCATGGTGCTGTTCACCTGTGGGGACTGGCTGAAGGACAGAACCATCGAGCAGCACATTGAGACAGAAGGGAAGGCCCTTCAGTGGCTTGTAGATAAATGCAGGAACAGGCATCATGTCTTCAACAACAGGAACCGGGGTGATGATACTCAGGtcccagagctgctggagaagatagaggagatggtggcaggaaACGGTGGTGGTCATTATGAGGTTGAAGAAAGTGTTCGTCAGGTGATGGGGGAGAAGAGGAAAGCAGTggaagaaaaggcagagaagagGAAGATAGAAGTgaagaaacaaagagaggagCATAGGACACTCATCCAGG aaatgcagaTGAAGCTGACAGAAATCAGAGTAGCTCAGCTCGGGAGCCGAAATGCTGGAAAGAGTGCAACAGGAAACACCATCTTGGGCAAAGAGGAGTTTGATGTTACAAGAGGGACCTTAAAGTCTATTGTGAAACATGGTCAAGTGAATGGGATGGAAATCACCATAGTtgacacaccaggctggtggagaAGCTTCTCTGTAAACAGCACTCCAGAGCTgatcaaacaggaagtgcagtgcagcgtgtctctgtgtccccctggACCCCACATCTTCTTGCTGGTTATTGATACAGTTATGTCATTCACAGAGAGTCAGAGGAGATCTGTGGAGGAACACCTGCAGCTCTTAGGTGGGCAGGTGTGGAGACACACCATGGTTTTGTTCACtaaagctgattggctgaggacCATGTCCATTGAGCATTACATAGAGTTAGAAGGGCaggccctccagtggcttgtGGAGAAATGTAGGAACAGGTACCATGCTCTTGATAACAGGAACAAAGCTGATGGCACTCAAGTCACTGAACTCCTTcagaagatagaggagatggtggcaggaaacagaggaagtCACTATGAGATGGATGAGATAGTTTTACGATCCAtagaggagaagaggaaagaaGTAAAGGAAAAGGCTAAGCAGAGGATGGAAAAGAtgaaggaacagagagagagacttcaaCCTGGCTCCCAAG GGTCCAGCCATCGTCTTCCAGAGCTGAGGCTGGTCCTCCTGGGGCAGGAAGGAGGTGGGAAGAATGCGACAGGAAGCACCATCCTGGGTAGAGAGGTGTTCCCCACCTGTGAAACTACACAGTGTGAGGAGAGGCAGCTTGAGGTTGCAGGGAGACAGGTGAAGGTTGTGAACACACCAGGATGGAGTACTAATCTTATACGATGCACCATGGAAAGGGATAAAGAGATCACGAGAagcatgtctctgtgtccccctggACCCCATGCTGTCCTCCTGATCatccctgcagacacagcatATACTGAGAGACACTGGAGAGCCCTGCTGGATCACATATCGTGCCTTGGTGAGAATGTCTGGAGACACACTATGGTACTATTCTCCTATGGGGATAGACTGGCAGAGAGAACCATTGAGGAGCACATTGAGAGGGAGGGGTATTTCCTCCAGGAGCTTGTGGAGAAATGTGCAAACAGGTATCATGTCttcaacaacacaaacaaggacattgCTCAGATTAAACAGCTGCTGGAAAAGgtagaggagatggtggcagaAAACGATGGGCAGCACTTCTCCCCAGACATGAGTCAAGTGAACCGAAAGATGGAGGAGAAGTTCAAGAGGAGAGAGGCTGAAGAAATGAGGCTGTGTTTTGAGGAAgaatggaggaagagagagggcgAACTCATGACAAAGTTCAGAAAGTCACTCATGGAGCTGGAGAAAGACATTGAAGGATCAGAGCTGCCTGTCAAGTTAAACA CATTTTTGCCAAGAAGCAAATTTGGGAAGgaatggaagaggaggaaggaggagatgaagaagagggTACAAGACATGAAGGAAATGATGGgtaaagagacagagatcaaCCTGCCAATTCAGATGAGGAAAAGCTTTGAGGTTATGCCACCGAGCTGTGAGTGA
- the LOC118770852 gene encoding tripartite motif-containing protein 35-like yields MAKTYCSLMLHRKSGGHCWEEKGSQECPVCRRKSSMESPPRNLALKNLCEAFLQQIIPRAAAGSEALCTLHGEKLKLFCLEDEEPICVVCQTSEKHENHKLRPVQEAALKYKEKLQTALTPLQEKLEAFIKEKQKSDKASEKIKSQAQETQRKIKEEFEKLHQFLRDEEAARISVLKEEEEEKSQVMKERIEKISKYISSLTNTIRAIKQEMKADDIPFLQVKAFPVCCYRAQCNMEDPEKLTSEAYINVAKHLGNLKYRVWEKMLGIVHYTPVILDPNKKKKAKLILSEDLTSMRYSEEGEQNPDGQDYEDEDEDDKVVFMLGSEGFNSGRQHWDVEVGENLRWALGVIEVNLTCKGDIDGDTAECWVMGFEDGKYEAGSSAEDEVEYKLTVRRKLEKVRVQLDWDAGEVSFSDPIDSTTLHTFKHRFTGKVFPIFSIMSDSAPLRICPMKVSVTVW; encoded by the exons ATGGCAAAGACGTACTGCAGCCTTATGCTCCACAGGAAGTCAGGAGGA CACTGCTGGGAAGAGAAAGGATCTCAGGAATGCCCAGTCTGCAGGAGAAAGTCCTCTATGGAATCTCCTCCTCGTAACCTAGCCTTAAAGAACCTGTGTGAGGCCTTTTTACAGCAGATAATTCCGAGAGCTGCTGCCGGGTCTGAAGctctctgcactctgcatgGTGAGAAGCTCAAACTCTTCTGTTTGGAAGATGAGGAGCCGATCTGTGTCGTCTGTCAGACTTCAGAGAAGCACGAGAACCACAAATTGCGGCCTGTTCAGGAAGCAGCACTGAAATACAAG GAGAAACTCCAGACTGCACTGACACCACtgcaggagaagctggaggcctttattaaagaaaaacaaaagagtgATAAAGCATCTGAGAAAATCAAG AGTCAGGCccaggaaacacagagaaaaataaaggagGAGTTTGAGAAACTCCATCAGTTTCTACGAGATGAAGAGGCGGCCAGGATCAGTgtgctgaaagaggaagaggaggagaagagtcAGGTGATGAAGGAGAGGATTGAGAAAATCTCAAAATATATATCATCCCTCACGAATACAATCAGAGCCATAAAACAGGAGATGAAAGCTGATGACATCCCATTCTTGCAGGTAAAGGCATT tcctgtGTGCTGTTACAGAGCCCAGTGCAATATGGAAGATCCAGAGAAGTTGACCTCAGAGGCATATATTAATGTAGCCAAACACCTGGGCAATCTGAAGTACAGAGTGTGGGAGAAGATGCTGGGAATTGTTCACTACA CTCCTGTGATTTTAgacccaaacaaaaaaaaaaaagccaaactcATCCTGTCTGAGGATCTAACCAGTATGAGATACAGTGAGGAGGGTGAGCAGAATCCTGATGGCCAGGATTatgaagatgaggatgaggatgacaAGGTTGTTTTCATGCTGGGGTCAGAGGGGTTCAACTCAGGGAGACAACACTGGGATGTAGAGGTTGGAGAAAATCTTCGCTGGGCACTGGGTGTGATTGAGGTTAATTTAACTTGTAAAGGGGACATTGATGGGGATACAGCAGAGTGTTGGGTAATGGGATTTGAAGATGGGAAATATGAAGCAGGGAGTAGTGCAGAGGATGAAGTAGAGTATAAACTGACTGTTAGGAGAAAACTGGAAaaggtcagagttcagctgGACTGGGATGCAGGGGAGGTGTCCTTCTCTGACCCCATTGACAGCACTACTctgcacacatttaaacacagattCACTGGGAAGGTTTTTCCTATCTTTTCCATAATGTCTGACTCTGCTCCTCTGAGAATCTGCCCAATGAAggtgtctgtgacagtgtggTAG
- the LOC118770860 gene encoding uncharacterized protein LOC118770860, whose translation MAAACYSLVLVTVTFYHPGLSQDMAPARLSISPSRGQHFREKQMSLHCEVKEGNSTGWTLKHLKGSGVQSGCLPAGGNMSKESTGLCEISHLHSRNSGVYWCESAGGDKRSNDINVTVVDGSVIIQSPTGPVAKGDSLTLRCLYLWSQPNTTAFYKNGVEILSHNSTEVTLHNVTGADGGFYKCGDPDGDERSPESWVAVRGHFALLPTSPTGLLSTMYTSTEGAIKPQMTSPTELSPSNSPTKGSRLYVVVLCCILGVLPITLVLGLLACRYRSRMRCYYDSCCPVRGSRNEWPKEGAPQTKPDVTEIQWDMAWMEMETETTLLGRKQETGH comes from the exons ATGGCAGCTGCATGCTACTCTCTGGTGCTGG tgactgTAACATTTTACCATCCTGGGCTATCTCAAG acATGGCTCCAGCCAGGCTAAGCATCAGTCCCAGCAGAGGACAGCACTTTCGGGAGAAGCAGATGTCTCTGCACTGTGAGGTAAAGGAGGGGAACTCAACAGGATGGACACTGAAGCATCTCAAGGGGTCCGGGGTGCAGTCCGGCTGTCTGCCAGCAGGGGGTAACATGAGCAAAGAGAGCACAGGGCTCTGTGAAATCTCGCACCTTCACTCTCGGAACAGTGGGGTCTACTGGTGTGAGTCTGCGGGAGGAGACAAGCGCAGCAACGACATCAACGTTACAGTGGTTG ATGGCTCCGTCATAATACAGAGCCCCACTGGGCCAGTGGCCAAGGGAGACTCCCTCACTCTCCGCTGCCTCTACTTGTGGTCTCAGCCCAACACAACGGCCTTTTACAAGAATGGGGTGGAGATCCTGTCCCACAACAGCACGGAGGTCACCCTGCACAATGTGACGGGGGCTGACGGGGGCTTCTACAAGTGCGGAGACCCTGACGGTGACGAGAGGAGCCCTGAGAGCTGGGTGGCAGTGCGAG GTCACTTCGCTTTGCTCCCTACCTCTCCCACGGGATTGCTATCCACGATGTACACGTCTACAGAAG GTGCCATCAAACCACAAATGACCTCTCCCACAGAACTGTCACCATCAAACTCGCCCACAAAAG GTTCCAGGTTGTATGTGGTGGTGctctgttgcattctgggagtaCTGCCCATCACTCTGGTTTTGGGACTGCTGGCTTGTCGCTACAG GTCTCGGATGAGGTGTTATTATGACAGCTGCTGTCCCGTCAGGGGCTCCCGAAATGAGTGGCCGAAAGAGGGGGCGCCCCAGACGAAACCGGACGTGACGGAGATCCAGTGGGACATGGCCTggatggagatggagacagagacaaCTCTGCTGGGCAGGAAGCAGGAGACTGGTCACTGA